The Streptomyces luteogriseus genome includes a window with the following:
- a CDS encoding MarR family winged helix-turn-helix transcriptional regulator produces the protein MAAADLTTHPGHLARRLQQAHYLLWNTMVSEEITSPQFAVLNALVDEPGVDQRTVGERVGLDRSTIAEVINRLSRRGLLDKVRDPQDGRRSLLHLTDEGARTHRKLTVRTARMNQVFLAPLTADERTVFFDLIRRVADAAEGLRNPEEPLVAPG, from the coding sequence ATGGCGGCCGCGGACCTCACCACCCACCCCGGGCACCTGGCCCGGCGGCTCCAGCAGGCGCACTACCTGCTGTGGAACACGATGGTCTCCGAGGAGATCACCTCGCCGCAGTTCGCCGTCCTCAACGCCCTCGTCGACGAGCCCGGCGTGGACCAGCGCACGGTGGGGGAGCGGGTGGGGCTCGACCGGTCCACCATCGCCGAGGTGATCAACCGGCTCAGCCGGCGCGGACTGCTCGACAAGGTCCGCGATCCCCAGGACGGCCGCCGCTCCCTGCTGCACCTCACGGACGAGGGGGCGCGCACGCATCGCAAGCTGACCGTGCGCACAGCCCGCATGAACCAGGTGTTCCTCGCCCCGCTGACCGCCGACGAGCGGACGGTCTTCTTCGACCTCATCCGGCGGGTCGCGGACGCGGCCGAGGGGCTCCGCAATCCGGAGGAGCCCCTGGTGGCGCCCGGCTGA